From one Sesamum indicum cultivar Zhongzhi No. 13 linkage group LG13, S_indicum_v1.0, whole genome shotgun sequence genomic stretch:
- the LOC105176288 gene encoding succinate dehydrogenase [ubiquinone] iron-sulfur subunit 2, mitochondrial-like has translation MASGLLRRAISRVPAASSAARVVVFRAHASEAQAQQVEPKATSNSTPKTFQIYRWNPDSPNKPELQDYEIDLKDCGPMILDALIKIKNEIDPTLTFRRSCREGICGSCAMNIDGRNGLACLTKIPPGGPTMITPLPHMFVIKDLVVDMTNFYNQYKSIEPWLKRKSPPETPGKEILQSKEDRKKLDGMYECILCACCSTSCPSYWWNPESYLGPAALLHANRWIMDSRDEYTKERLDAINDEFKLYRCHTILNCAKACPKGLNPGMQIQNIKKLELSS, from the exons ATGGCGAGTGGATTGCTCCGACGGGCGATATCTAGGGTTCCTGCTGCGTCGTCGGCGGCGAGAGTTGTTGTATTCCGGGCCCACGCCTCGGAGGCCCAGGCCCAACAGGTGGAGCCCAAGGCGACGTCCAATTCCACCCCGAAGACCTTCCAAATCTACCGATGGAACCCGGACTCTCCCAACAAACCGGAGCTCCAGGACTACGAGATTGACCTCAAGGACTGCGGACCGATGATCCTGGACGCCTTAATCAAGATAAAAAACGAGATCGATCCCACCCTGACCTTCCGACGCTCCTGCCGTGAGGGAATCTGCGGTTCGTGCGCTATGAACATCGACGGCCGGAACGGTTTAGCTTGTCTGACGAAAATTCCCCCGGGTGGGCCTACTATGATTACTCCTCTTCCGCATATGTTCGTGATTAAGGATTTGGTCGTGGATATGACGAATTTCTACAACCAGTATAAGTCGATTGAGCCGTGGTTGAAGAGGAAGAGCCCGCCGGAGACTCCTGGGAAGGAGATTCTGCAGAGCAAGGAGGATAGGAAGAAGCTTGATGGGATGTACGAATGCATTCTCTGCGCCTGCTGTAGTACATCTTGTCCTAGCTACTGGTGGAACCCGGAGTCTTATTTGGGTCCCGCTGCGCTTTTGCACGCGAATAG GTGGATAATGGACAGTCGTGATGAATACACAAAGGAGCGCCTTGACGCCATAAATGATGAGTTCAAGCTGTATCGCTGCCATACCATTTTGAATTGTGCTAAAGCTTGCCCCAAGGGACTGAATCCTGGGATGCAAATCcaaaatatcaagaaactCGAACTGAGTTCCTAA
- the LOC105176287 gene encoding cystinosin homolog isoform X2 → MGSWNSVQLEVLYNVLGWVAFVAWSISFYPQVILNFRRKSVVGLNFDFVLMNLTKHSSYLIYNASLFFSSTVQRQYREKFGFNEMIPVAANDVAFSMHAVLLTAFTLFQIAIYDRGHQKVSKACIGIVSVAWLSAAVCVFVAIHRHSWFWLVSCFNTIQVVMTVIKYIPQAILNFRRKSTIGFSIGNILLDFFGGVTNYGQMVVQSVDQNSWVNFYGNIGKTMISLVSIFFDILFMVQHYVLYRPKKTEDHSDPNV, encoded by the exons ATGGGGTCGTGGAATTCAGTTCAGCTGGAGGTGTTGTACAATGTTCTCGGATGGGTTGCGTTTGTCGCTTGGTCCATCAGCTTCTACCCCCAAGTCATCTTAAATTTCCGAAGGAAAAG TGTTGTGGGGTTGAATTTCGATTTTGTACTAATGAATTTGACGAAGCACTCGTCGTATCTCATCTACAATGCTTCACTCTTTTTTAGCTCCACCGTGCAGAGGCAATACCGCGAGAAGTTTGGTTTTAATGAG ATGATACCTGTTGCTGCTAATGATGTGGCTTTCTCCATGCATGCTGTTCTATTGACTGCTTTTACCTTGTTTCAGATTGCAATTTATGAT CGTGGGCACCAGAAAGTGTCCAAAGCTTGTATTGGAATTGTTTCGGTTGCCTGGTTGTCTGCTGCAGTTTGTGTTTTTGTAGCTATACATAGACATTCCTGGTTTTGGCTGGTGTCCTGCTTCAA CACTATTCAGGTTGTTATGACAGTCATCAAATACATTCCTCAG GCCATCTTAAACTTTCGCCGGAAAAGCACAATTGGGTTTAGCATTGGCAACATCCTGCTTGATTTCTTTGGAGGAGTTACCAACTATGGTCAGATGGTTGTGCAATCCGTAGATCAAA ATTCATGGGTGAACTTCTATGGGAACATAGGGAAGACTATGATATCTTTG gtttcGATCTTCTTCGACATACTTTTCATGGTTCAGCATTATGTGCTATATCGTCCCAAGAAGACAGAAGATCATTCCGATCCTAACGTG TAA
- the LOC105176285 gene encoding protein WVD2-like 7 isoform X1: protein MGDSACLMHGFSYASAMPNESKQGNRFHVLGESVSFGRFMTESLSWERWSTFSSHKKYVEEAQRYAQPGSVAQKKAFFEAHYKKIAAQKAAAALLEQENAAKVEAEKEAEGNVDNSGGNQQRAVLNSQLVLDEKMEEEPKIQDVMEDSEANANKNGSTAVAEIRTEESKVEITGNEVLRERSVNRRNSINQLDILENQETFSGSEGSGTPLMERPLLKNSVAIEDVSTATSKKKSGLSSLKSSIQRKTWKVPSTPSKPVTPRCKKENNVIQSTRKSSVDSIDKKRPSPQSLRELINLIPIKEHDNEQSSAAKKTDSVLAPISSRTPKACRTPILASTTKAVSNYPAATPRSENRRLKTPIDPSASGRKTTGPKWHILSAVCSKSLTACRNRLQSPTLSTPFILRTEERAAKRKQKLEEKFNANEMQKAQLQKTLKEKAGNEFRKLGCGFCFKARPLPDFYKERETSVNQMKKTPARAQPAVLGRNISTKTRGTISMPPPPPPPTSLPKNRVSKNLSNKNVLNPSKSLTSSLPERTTHENRSPNIQS, encoded by the exons GGGAACCGCTTTCATGTTCTTGGGGAGTCGGTCTCATTTGGAAGGTTTATGACTGAATCGTTGTCATGGGAGAGATGGTCGACATTTTCATCACACAAGAAGTATGTTGAGGAGGCACAAAGGTATGCCCAGCCCGGATCTGTGGCGCAGAAGAAGGCTTTCTTTGAGGCtcattacaagaaaattgcaGCTCAAAAGGCTGCAGCAGCTTTACTTGAGCAAGAAAATGCTGCAAAAGTTGAAGCTGAAAAAGAAGCTGAGGGAAATGTTGATAATAGTGGTGGTAATCAGCAAAGAGCCGTTTTGAATTCTCAATTGGTTCTTGATGAGAAAATGGAGGAGGAGCCCAAGATTCAGGATGTGATGGAAGATAGTGAAGCGAATGCTAATAAGAACGGTTCAACTGCTGTAGCAGAAATTAGGACAGAAGAGTCAAAGGTGGAAATAACAGGAAATGAAGTCTTACGGGAGAGGTCTGTGAACAGAAGAAACTCTATCAACCAGCTTGACATTCTTGAAAATCAGGAGACATTTTCTGGGTCTGAGGGAAGTGGAACACCTCTGATGGAGAGGCCTTTGCTAAAG AATTCTGTTGCTATTGAGGATGTCTCGACAGCAACCAGCAAGAAAAAGTCCGGTCTTTCTTCATTGAAGTCGTCGATTCAACGCAAAACATGGAAAGTTCCATCTACACCTTCAAAGCCAGTTACTCCCCGttgcaagaaagaaaacaatgtCATCCAAAGTACAAGGAAGTCTAGTGTGGACTCTATAGACAAAAAGAGGCCCTCTCCCCAGTCTTTGCGcgaattaattaacttaatccCTATTAAAGAGCACGATAATGAGCAATCCTCTGCAGCCAAGAAGACTGATTCAGTGCTTGCTCCCATTTCCTCCAGAACACCTAAAGCTTGCAGGACTCCAATTCTG GCATCTACAACAAAGGCTGTCTCCAACTATCCTGCAGCTACCCCTCGATCGGAGAACAGAAG GTTGAAAACTCCAATTGATCCCTCTGCCTCCGGGAGGAAAACGACTGGACCTAAATGGCACATTCTCTCTGCTGT TTGCTCTAAGTCATTGACCGCCTGTCGGAACAGATTACAGTCACCAACTTTATCCACTCCTTTTATTCTGAGAACAGAAGAAAGAGCTGCAAAGAGAAAACAG AAACTTGAGGAAAAATTCAATGCCAACGAGATGCAAAAGGCACAGCTGCAAAAGACATTGAAG GAGAAGGCAGGAAACGAATTTAGGAAACTGGGTTGTGGCTTTTGCTTTAAAGCTCGCCCCCTGCCCGATTTTTACAAGGAAAGAGAAACCTCAGTCAATCAGATGAAGAAG ACTCCAGCTCGGGCTCAGCCAGCAGTACTAGGAAGAAACATTTCAACCAAGACAAGAGGCACGATCTCAAtgccacctccacctccacctccaacATCTTTGCCCAAGAATCGTGTTTCCAAGAATTTATCCAACAAGAACGTTCTGAACCCAAGCAAATCTCTTACTTCTTCATTACCTGAAAGGACCACACACGAGAATAGATCCCCAAATATTCAGTCTTGA
- the LOC105176287 gene encoding cystinosin homolog isoform X1: MGSWNSVQLEVLYNVLGWVAFVAWSISFYPQVILNFRRKSVVGLNFDFVLMNLTKHSSYLIYNASLFFSSTVQRQYREKFGFNEMIPVAANDVAFSMHAVLLTAFTLFQIAIYDRGHQKVSKACIGIVSVAWLSAAVCVFVAIHRHSWFWLVSCFNTIQVVMTVIKYIPQAILNFRRKSTIGFSIGNILLDFFGGVTNYGQMVVQSVDQNSWVNFYGNIGKTMISLVSIFFDILFMVQHYVLYRPKKTEDHSDPNVVSKEPLLETSDHPHSDSV; encoded by the exons ATGGGGTCGTGGAATTCAGTTCAGCTGGAGGTGTTGTACAATGTTCTCGGATGGGTTGCGTTTGTCGCTTGGTCCATCAGCTTCTACCCCCAAGTCATCTTAAATTTCCGAAGGAAAAG TGTTGTGGGGTTGAATTTCGATTTTGTACTAATGAATTTGACGAAGCACTCGTCGTATCTCATCTACAATGCTTCACTCTTTTTTAGCTCCACCGTGCAGAGGCAATACCGCGAGAAGTTTGGTTTTAATGAG ATGATACCTGTTGCTGCTAATGATGTGGCTTTCTCCATGCATGCTGTTCTATTGACTGCTTTTACCTTGTTTCAGATTGCAATTTATGAT CGTGGGCACCAGAAAGTGTCCAAAGCTTGTATTGGAATTGTTTCGGTTGCCTGGTTGTCTGCTGCAGTTTGTGTTTTTGTAGCTATACATAGACATTCCTGGTTTTGGCTGGTGTCCTGCTTCAA CACTATTCAGGTTGTTATGACAGTCATCAAATACATTCCTCAG GCCATCTTAAACTTTCGCCGGAAAAGCACAATTGGGTTTAGCATTGGCAACATCCTGCTTGATTTCTTTGGAGGAGTTACCAACTATGGTCAGATGGTTGTGCAATCCGTAGATCAAA ATTCATGGGTGAACTTCTATGGGAACATAGGGAAGACTATGATATCTTTG gtttcGATCTTCTTCGACATACTTTTCATGGTTCAGCATTATGTGCTATATCGTCCCAAGAAGACAGAAGATCATTCCGATCCTAACGTGGTAAGCAAGGAGCCCCTACTTGAAACCTCTGATCACCCTCATTCTGACTCTGTCTAG
- the LOC105176285 gene encoding protein WVD2-like 7 isoform X2, whose product MGDSACLMHGFSYASAMPNESKQGNRFHVLGESVSFGRFMTESLSWERWSTFSSHKKYVEEAQRYAQPGSVAQKKAFFEAHYKKIAAQKAAAALLEQENAAKVEAEKEAEGNVDNSGGNQQRAVLNSQLVLDEKMEEEPKIQDVMEDSEANANKNGSTAVAEIRTEESKVEITGNEVLRERSVNRRNSINQLDILENQETFSGSEGSGTPLMERPLLKNSVAIEDVSTATSKKKSGLSSLKSSIQRKTWKVPSTPSKPVTPRCKKENNVIQSTRKSSVDSIDKKRPSPQSLRELINLIPIKEHDNEQSSAAKKTDSVLAPISSRTPKACRTPILASTTKAVSNYPAATPRSENRRLKTPIDPSASGRKTTGPKWHILSAVLQSPTLSTPFILRTEERAAKRKQKLEEKFNANEMQKAQLQKTLKEKAGNEFRKLGCGFCFKARPLPDFYKERETSVNQMKKTPARAQPAVLGRNISTKTRGTISMPPPPPPPTSLPKNRVSKNLSNKNVLNPSKSLTSSLPERTTHENRSPNIQS is encoded by the exons GGGAACCGCTTTCATGTTCTTGGGGAGTCGGTCTCATTTGGAAGGTTTATGACTGAATCGTTGTCATGGGAGAGATGGTCGACATTTTCATCACACAAGAAGTATGTTGAGGAGGCACAAAGGTATGCCCAGCCCGGATCTGTGGCGCAGAAGAAGGCTTTCTTTGAGGCtcattacaagaaaattgcaGCTCAAAAGGCTGCAGCAGCTTTACTTGAGCAAGAAAATGCTGCAAAAGTTGAAGCTGAAAAAGAAGCTGAGGGAAATGTTGATAATAGTGGTGGTAATCAGCAAAGAGCCGTTTTGAATTCTCAATTGGTTCTTGATGAGAAAATGGAGGAGGAGCCCAAGATTCAGGATGTGATGGAAGATAGTGAAGCGAATGCTAATAAGAACGGTTCAACTGCTGTAGCAGAAATTAGGACAGAAGAGTCAAAGGTGGAAATAACAGGAAATGAAGTCTTACGGGAGAGGTCTGTGAACAGAAGAAACTCTATCAACCAGCTTGACATTCTTGAAAATCAGGAGACATTTTCTGGGTCTGAGGGAAGTGGAACACCTCTGATGGAGAGGCCTTTGCTAAAG AATTCTGTTGCTATTGAGGATGTCTCGACAGCAACCAGCAAGAAAAAGTCCGGTCTTTCTTCATTGAAGTCGTCGATTCAACGCAAAACATGGAAAGTTCCATCTACACCTTCAAAGCCAGTTACTCCCCGttgcaagaaagaaaacaatgtCATCCAAAGTACAAGGAAGTCTAGTGTGGACTCTATAGACAAAAAGAGGCCCTCTCCCCAGTCTTTGCGcgaattaattaacttaatccCTATTAAAGAGCACGATAATGAGCAATCCTCTGCAGCCAAGAAGACTGATTCAGTGCTTGCTCCCATTTCCTCCAGAACACCTAAAGCTTGCAGGACTCCAATTCTG GCATCTACAACAAAGGCTGTCTCCAACTATCCTGCAGCTACCCCTCGATCGGAGAACAGAAG GTTGAAAACTCCAATTGATCCCTCTGCCTCCGGGAGGAAAACGACTGGACCTAAATGGCACATTCTCTCTGCTGT ATTACAGTCACCAACTTTATCCACTCCTTTTATTCTGAGAACAGAAGAAAGAGCTGCAAAGAGAAAACAG AAACTTGAGGAAAAATTCAATGCCAACGAGATGCAAAAGGCACAGCTGCAAAAGACATTGAAG GAGAAGGCAGGAAACGAATTTAGGAAACTGGGTTGTGGCTTTTGCTTTAAAGCTCGCCCCCTGCCCGATTTTTACAAGGAAAGAGAAACCTCAGTCAATCAGATGAAGAAG ACTCCAGCTCGGGCTCAGCCAGCAGTACTAGGAAGAAACATTTCAACCAAGACAAGAGGCACGATCTCAAtgccacctccacctccacctccaacATCTTTGCCCAAGAATCGTGTTTCCAAGAATTTATCCAACAAGAACGTTCTGAACCCAAGCAAATCTCTTACTTCTTCATTACCTGAAAGGACCACACACGAGAATAGATCCCCAAATATTCAGTCTTGA
- the LOC105176286 gene encoding uncharacterized protein LOC105176286, translating to MKKQGRQHGMVRAFPILSTPRNTRSRSRNLNELSSSPTAGLFTKVSPKPTNQSQFIDKCGRPSCRNCHICPAAKSKDKLKGAQKMRSSSLDYRLIAWRGMDPESGKRFSWSSATGVLDYLAGDDIYCCYEANYNNDDESYEHEIEEVDEEEETSFCEVGLFWQLVDGDESWCLVKNHD from the coding sequence atgaagaaacaaGGTCGCCAGCATGGTATGGTCCGAGCCTTCCCCATCCTGTCGACTCCACGGAACACACGTTCCAGGTCCAGGAACCTCAATGAGCTAAGCTCATCCCCAACTGCCGGCCTCTTCACCAAGGTCTCCCCCAAGCCCACCAACCAATCCCAGTTCATCGACAAGTGCGGCCGCCCCAGTTGCCGCAACTGCCACATATGTCCAGCTGCTAAGTCCAAGGACAAGCTTAAGGGAGCACAGAAGATGCGATCATCATCGTTGGATTACAGATTGATCGCCTGGAGGGGGATGGACCCCGAGTCTGGCAAGAGGTTTTCATGGTCTTCTGCCACCGGCGTGTTGGACTATTTGGCTGGTGATGACATATATTGTTGTTATGAAGCTAACTAcaataatgatgatgaatcTTATGAACACGAAATCGAAGAAGttgatgaggaggaggaaaCGAGTTTCTGTGAGGTGGGATTATTTTGGCAACTGGTGGATGGTGATGAAAGTTGGTGCTTGGTGAAGAACCATGATTAG